One genomic window of Solanum dulcamara chromosome 10, daSolDulc1.2, whole genome shotgun sequence includes the following:
- the LOC129869900 gene encoding probable calcium-binding protein CML25, translating into MGLKSLFKIKTKRVPRADNPFVSIDNPMPVNLSRISSIDSRARIEEELEQVFKKFDVNGDGKICSSELGSIMSSLGNSVTEEELINMIREVDADGDGFIDLQEFIELNTKDIDSDEVIENLKDAFSVFDMDKNGSISVEELQTVLRSLGEDCTLAECRKMISGVDCDGDGMINFEEFKIMMVKGSRFDVTDARIV; encoded by the exons ATGGGGTTGAAATCTTTGTTCAAAATTAAGACAAAACGTGTCCCTAGGGCAGATAATCCTTTCGTTAGTATTGATAATCCAATGCCCGTGAATTTATCGAGGATATCCTCGATAGATTCACGCGCAAGGATTGAGGAGGAATTAGAACAAGTGTTCAAGAAATTCGACGTAAATGGAGATGGAAAAATATGTTCATCGGAATTGGGATCCATCATGTCCAGTCTAGGAAATTCCGTGACGGAGGAGGAGTTGATCAACATGATACGTGAAGTGGATGCGGATGGGGACGGGTTCATTGATTTACAAGAATTTATTGAGCTTAATACAAAAGATATCGATTCCGATGAG gtaaTTGAAAACCTTAAGGATGCATTCTCGGTGTTTGATATGGATAAGAATGGATCAATATCCGTGGAGGAGTTGCAAACCGTTCTCCGAAGCCTCGGAGAGGATTGCACGTTGGCGGAATGTCGGAAAATGATAAGTGGTGTCGATTGTGATGGAGATGGGATGATCAATTTCGAGGAGTTTAAGATTATGATGGTAAAAGGTTCTCGCTTTGATGTAACGGATGCTAGGATTGTGTAA